The Pseudomonas putida nucleotide sequence AGCGACCTCAACCTGGTGCTGCGTGACGAAAGCCAGCGCAAGCATCTGGTGGCACTGGACACCGAGTTCGCCAACCGCCCGGACGGCCTGGTCGGCCTGAAAGAGATGTACGACCTGCAAGTGGGCCGTGCCAACATCCGCCAGATGGATGCCGGGCTGGTCTACACCGCCATGCACAACAATCAGGTGTTCGCCGGCCTTGTGTACACCACCGACGGCCGACTGAGCGCGTTCGACCTCAAGTTGCTGGAAGACGACAAGCACTACTTCCCCGACTACACCGCCGCCCCAGTGGTGCGTAAACAGGTGCTCGACGCCAACCCGAAACTGGTCGGCCTGCTCAAGCCCCTGGCCGAGCAGCTGGATGACGAAACCATGCGCCAGCTCAACGCCAAGGTCGACGTGGAACACCAGAACCCGACCACGGTGGCCGCGGCCTTCCTGCGTGAGCACCCAATGCCTAGCGAGGTACAGCCATGAGCCTGCTCGACACATTCGCCCACCTCGACTGGGCCCAGGTGCTGCAGCTGACCTGGCAGCACATCATGCTGGTCGGCGTCGCCGTGGGCCTGGCAATCATCGTCGGCGTGCCGCTGGGCATTCTGATGACCCGCTTCCCGGCTGTTGCCGGCCCGCTGCAGGCCAGCGCCACGGTGCTGCTGACCATCCCGTCCATCGCCCTGTTCGGCCTGCTGCTGCCGTTCTATTCCAAGTTCGGCCAGGGCCTCGGCCCGCTGCCGGCGATCACTGCGGTGTTCCTCTATTCGCTGCTGCCGATCCTGCGCAACACCTACCTGGCCCTGACCAACGTCGAGCCCGGCATCCGTGAAGCGGCGCGCGGCATCGGCATGACCTTCGGCCAGCGCCTGCGCATGGTCGAGCTGCCCATTGCAGTGCCGGTGATCCTCGCCGGCGTGCGCACCGCCGTGGTGATGAACATCGGCGTCATGACCATCGCCGCCACCATCGGCGCCGGCGGCCTGGGCGTGCTCATCCTCACCTCCATCAGCCGCAGCGACATGTCGATGCTGCTGGTCGGCGCCGTGCTGGTCAGCCTGCTGGCGATCGTCGCCGACCTGCTCCTGCAAACCCTGCAACGTGCCCTGACTCCAGAAGGACTGCGCTCATGATCGAACTCCAGAACCTCAGCAAGACCTTCAACGTCAACGGCAAGGACGTCAAAGCCGTCGACTCTGTCAGCCTCACCGTCAATGAAGGTGAAATCTGCGTATTCCTCGGCCCGTCAGGCTGCGGCAAGAGCACCACGCTGAAGATGATCAACCGCCTGATCGCACCGACCTCAGGCCGGGTGCTGATCAACGGCGAAGACACCAGCGCCCTCGACGAAGTGACCCTGCGCCGACACATCGGCTACGTGATCCAGCAGATCGGCCTGTTCCCCAACATGACCATCGAGGAGAACATCACCGTGGTCCCGCGTCTGCTCGGCTGGGACAAGCAGAAGTGCCACGAGCGCGCCCGCGAGCTGATGCACATGATCAAGCTCGAACCCAAGCAATACCTGCAGCGCTACCCCCGTGAGCTGTCCGGCGGCCAGCAGCAGCGCATCGGCGTGATCCGCGCACTGGCGGCGGAAGCACCGGTGCTGCTGATGGACGAGCCGTTCGGCGCGGTCGACCCGATCAACCGCGAGATGATCCAGAACGAGTTCTTCGAGATGCAACGGGCGCTGAACAAGACTGTGATCATGGTCAGCCATGACATCGACGAGGCGATCAAGCTGGGCGACAAGATCGCCATCTTCCGCGCCGGCAAGCTGCTGCAACTGGACCACCCGGACACCTTGCTGGCGCACCCGGTGGATGACTTCGTAAGCAACTTCGTCGGCCAGGACAGCACGCTCAAGCGCCTGCTGCTGGTGCGTGCGGAGGATGCGGCGGACAACGCGCCATCGGTGAGCCCGCAGACGCCGGTCAGCGATGCGCTGGAGCTGCTCGACGAGCACGACCGCCGCTATGTGGTGGTGACCGATGGGCAGAACAAGGCGCTGGGGTATGTGCGTCGGCGTGACATGCACCGCCAGCAAGGCACCTGTGGCGACTTCCTGCGGCCGTTCAATGCCACGGCGTCGCATGACGAGCACCTGCGCATCCTGTTGTCGCGGATGTACGAGTTCAACCGGGCTTGGTTGCCGGTGCTGGATGCCGAGCAGGTGTTCCTGGGCGAAGTGACGCAGGAGTCGATTGCGGCCTACCTGAGCTCGGGGCGTTCGCGGGGGGCGAAGACCAGCATTGTTTCGCCGGCCGAGGTGGTGGCTTCGTAATCGCTGGGGGCGCTTCGCGCCCCATTCGCGGGACAAGCCCGCTCCCACAGGTCCTCTACTAGCCTTGAGGCTGGCGCTGCACCTGTAGGAGCGGGCTTGTCCCGCGAAGCAGGCAACGCGGTATCAGAACCCTACACTGGCCTGCACATAGAAGGTCCGCGGCTCACCGACATAAATGCCGGCATTGTTGTCGCTCGAACGCGTGAAGAACTGCTTGTCGAACAGGTTCTTTACCCCCGCCGCAAGCTTCAGGTTGGACATCTGCGGCCCGAACTCATACCCACCACGGGCATGCCAGGTCACATACCCCGGAATATCGCCATACTGCCCATCGGCACTCGGTTCGGTGATGTAGTCACCCGTGAAGCTACCATTGGCATTGATCCCGGTCCCCGGCGCACGCTGCTTGGACTGGGCAAAGGCATCCAGATTCCAGGTCCAGCGGTTGATCGCATAGCGCACGCCGGCTGTGGCCACCTGGCGTGAATAGAACGGCAGGTCACGGCCCTTGAAGCCCGGAATATCCCCTTCATACGTCGCGCGGGTATAGGTGTAGCCACCGCTCACCGACAGGCCGTCCAGGCGCGGGTCCAACCCGGCCAGGTCATAGCGCACCGAAGCCTCGATACCCTGGTGCTTGGTCGCGCCGAGGTTAGTCCAGCCCACGTCGTTGCTGATGTACTGCAACTCGTCGTCGAAGTCGATGTAGAACGCGGTCAGCTCACCGGCGAAGCCGCCGTTGTCATAACGGGTACCGAGCTCGTAGGTCTTGGCTTTTTCCGGTTCCAGGCCGTTGGCCGTGCTGTTGCCGGTGCCGCCCTGGCCCAGCTGGAAGTACTGCAGGCTGCCGAACGAGGTCTCGTAGTTGGCGAACAGCTTCCAGGCATCGGAGATGTGGTACATCACGCTCAGCGCCGGCAGTGGCTCGTTGCTGGTGATGCTGCGGTTCTTCTCCGGCACAGGGCGGTTGTTGGCATCGAGCACCGGGCGATCCCGCCAGTCAGTATTGATGTGCTCGAAACGGATGCCCGGGGTGATGGTCCAGTTGCCGACATCGATCTTGTCGTCGATGTAGTAGGCGCTGGCTTCGGTACCACCGCTGCGGTCCTGGAACACGTGGCCGTCGGACGTCGGCGTGGGCGTCGGCACGTTGTCGATCAGCGCCAGGCGGGTCGACTGCTCGCGCATGGCCTCTTTCAGGTAGCGGTAACCGACGCTGACTTCCTGCGTGGTAGGGCCTGCGAAGAAGATCCGCGACACCCGTGGCTCGATGGCGAAGGTGTGGTAATTGCGCGGGTACGACGACAGGGTCTTCATGTCGCGCGCGGCGATGGCGCTGCCACGGAAGCTGTCGGTGTAATAGGTCAGCACTTCGAACTGGGTGGCATCGTCCAGCTGGCGCTGCCACTTGAACGACACGTCCTTGCGCCGGCCGGCGAAGTAGTCGTAATCGCGCAGCGACTGGTACGGGTTGCTGTCGTACTGCGCCTGGGTCAGGCCACCAGG carries:
- a CDS encoding glycine betaine ABC transporter substrate-binding protein, with translation MNKRIALLLGAALLFAGFAQAAEKPLIRIGARVFTEQTVLAEITAQYLRANGFDVRVTTGLGSSIARQAQETGQLDLMWEYTGVSLVSYNHIDERMPNAEATYAKVKELDAKKDLIWLTPSKFSNTYALGLPKQVAEAYPQVNTISDLNLVLRDESQRKHLVALDTEFANRPDGLVGLKEMYDLQVGRANIRQMDAGLVYTAMHNNQVFAGLVYTTDGRLSAFDLKLLEDDKHYFPDYTAAPVVRKQVLDANPKLVGLLKPLAEQLDDETMRQLNAKVDVEHQNPTTVAAAFLREHPMPSEVQP
- a CDS encoding ABC transporter permease; the protein is MSLLDTFAHLDWAQVLQLTWQHIMLVGVAVGLAIIVGVPLGILMTRFPAVAGPLQASATVLLTIPSIALFGLLLPFYSKFGQGLGPLPAITAVFLYSLLPILRNTYLALTNVEPGIREAARGIGMTFGQRLRMVELPIAVPVILAGVRTAVVMNIGVMTIAATIGAGGLGVLILTSISRSDMSMLLVGAVLVSLLAIVADLLLQTLQRALTPEGLRS
- a CDS encoding osmoprotectant ABC transporter ATP-binding protein OsmV (Members of the family are the ATP-binding subunit of ABC transporters for substrates such as betaine, L-proline or other amino acids, choline, carnitine, etc. The substrate specificity is best determined from the substrate-binding subunit, rather than this subunit, as it interacts with the permease subunit and not with substrate directly.), yielding MIELQNLSKTFNVNGKDVKAVDSVSLTVNEGEICVFLGPSGCGKSTTLKMINRLIAPTSGRVLINGEDTSALDEVTLRRHIGYVIQQIGLFPNMTIEENITVVPRLLGWDKQKCHERARELMHMIKLEPKQYLQRYPRELSGGQQQRIGVIRALAAEAPVLLMDEPFGAVDPINREMIQNEFFEMQRALNKTVIMVSHDIDEAIKLGDKIAIFRAGKLLQLDHPDTLLAHPVDDFVSNFVGQDSTLKRLLLVRAEDAADNAPSVSPQTPVSDALELLDEHDRRYVVVTDGQNKALGYVRRRDMHRQQGTCGDFLRPFNATASHDEHLRILLSRMYEFNRAWLPVLDAEQVFLGEVTQESIAAYLSSGRSRGAKTSIVSPAEVVAS
- a CDS encoding TonB-dependent siderophore receptor, with protein sequence MNNNKPYPRLSALALALAVSTAAVNAQAEQAGTIQIQAQPLASALSQLGQQTNLQLFFSPELVAGKQAPAVSGNLAPEQALQQLLQGSGLTYEKSEDTVVVKPAQPAGTLTTGSLELAPTDVKVVGDWLGDADQAVVQNHPGARTVVRREAMVEKGAMNVRDVLRGIPGVQVQDSNGTGGSDLSLNVGVRGLTSRLSPRSTVLIDGIPAAFAPYGQPQLSMAPISSGNLDSIDVVRGAGSVRYGPQNVGGVINFVTRAIPEKASAELSTTLETSQHGGWKHTESAFVGGTADNGMGVALLYTGVNGNGYRESNNGNDIDDVILKTHWAPTDVDEFWLNFHYYDGRADMPGGLTQAQYDSNPYQSLRDYDYFAGRRKDVSFKWQRQLDDATQFEVLTYYTDSFRGSAIAARDMKTLSSYPRNYHTFAIEPRVSRIFFAGPTTQEVSVGYRYLKEAMREQSTRLALIDNVPTPTPTSDGHVFQDRSGGTEASAYYIDDKIDVGNWTITPGIRFEHINTDWRDRPVLDANNRPVPEKNRSITSNEPLPALSVMYHISDAWKLFANYETSFGSLQYFQLGQGGTGNSTANGLEPEKAKTYELGTRYDNGGFAGELTAFYIDFDDELQYISNDVGWTNLGATKHQGIEASVRYDLAGLDPRLDGLSVSGGYTYTRATYEGDIPGFKGRDLPFYSRQVATAGVRYAINRWTWNLDAFAQSKQRAPGTGINANGSFTGDYITEPSADGQYGDIPGYVTWHARGGYEFGPQMSNLKLAAGVKNLFDKQFFTRSSDNNAGIYVGEPRTFYVQASVGF